Proteins co-encoded in one Ponticoccus alexandrii genomic window:
- the aceE gene encoding pyruvate dehydrogenase (acetyl-transferring), homodimeric type has product MKDTPQDIDPTESQEWQEAIEDVIMRDGPDRAHFLLDKAVQQARAAGAMLPFSSTTPYQNTISPDDEVDVPGDQEMEWRIRTINRWNAMATVVKRNKESSEYGGHIASFASSAALYDIGLNHFWRSKSAIHGGDLVFFQGHVIPGIYARSFMEGRLTEEQMKNFRSEVAGEGLSSYPHPWLMPEYWQFPTVSMGLGPLMAIYQARFMKYLENRGLIEKQDRKVWAFLGDGEMDEPESLGAIHLAAREGLDNLIFVVNCNLQRLDGPVRGNSKIVQELEGNFRGSGWDVIKLLWGRGWDELLEQDTSGKLRQLMDETIDGDYQTFKSKDGAYIRKHFFGKYPETAELVKDWTDDQIWALRRGGHDPKKVYNAFLRATKAEGQPTVLLVKTVKGYGMGTAGEGQNTTHQQKKMQLDQLKAMRDRFKIPVTDEELEKDIPFVTLNNAQKAYMAERRKELGGAFPKRETQSPKLEIPPLETFKKELQSSGDREFSTTMAFVRILTTLLRDKKVGKNVVPIVPDESRTFGMEGLFRSVGIYNPKGQLYTPEDREQMSYYKESADGQVLQEGINEAGAMADWIAAATAYSNHGVPMIPFYIYYSMFGFQRIGDLAWAAGDSRARGFMLGGTAGRTTLNGEGLQHEDGHSHILASTIPNCITYDPTFSYEVAVIVQNGMQRMYQDQEDVFFYLTLMNENYHHPEMPMGAEEGILKGLYRMSKTANPGKKHVNLMGSGTILVQALKAAEMLKEDFGVTSDIWSATSFNELARDYQDCERHNRLNPFAEERVPYVTQTLSNVAGPIIVATDYMKNYAEQVRGAVKQRFTVLGTDGFGRSDSRVNLRRFFEVDANHIAAAAMVDLFREGAVSEKDLEAALKKYDIDGGKPNPRLS; this is encoded by the coding sequence ATGAAAGACACCCCCCAAGACATCGATCCCACCGAAAGCCAGGAATGGCAGGAGGCCATCGAGGATGTGATCATGCGCGACGGCCCTGACCGCGCGCATTTCCTGCTCGACAAGGCGGTGCAACAGGCGCGTGCGGCGGGGGCGATGCTGCCCTTCTCGTCCACCACGCCCTACCAGAACACGATCTCCCCCGATGACGAGGTCGACGTTCCCGGCGACCAGGAGATGGAATGGCGCATCCGCACCATCAATCGCTGGAACGCCATGGCCACGGTGGTCAAGCGCAACAAGGAAAGCAGCGAGTACGGCGGGCATATCGCCTCCTTCGCCTCTTCTGCCGCGCTCTATGACATCGGGCTCAACCACTTTTGGCGGTCCAAGAGCGCGATCCACGGCGGCGATCTGGTGTTCTTCCAGGGCCACGTGATCCCCGGCATCTACGCGCGCTCCTTCATGGAAGGCCGCCTGACCGAAGAGCAGATGAAGAACTTCCGCTCCGAGGTCGCGGGCGAGGGGCTGTCCTCCTACCCGCACCCCTGGCTGATGCCGGAGTATTGGCAGTTCCCGACCGTCTCGATGGGCCTCGGCCCGCTGATGGCGATCTATCAGGCGCGGTTCATGAAGTACCTCGAGAACCGGGGCCTGATCGAAAAGCAGGACCGCAAGGTCTGGGCCTTCCTCGGCGACGGCGAGATGGACGAGCCCGAAAGCCTCGGCGCCATCCACCTTGCGGCGCGCGAGGGCCTCGACAACCTGATCTTCGTGGTGAACTGCAACCTGCAGCGCCTCGACGGTCCGGTGCGCGGCAACTCGAAGATCGTGCAGGAGCTTGAGGGCAATTTCCGCGGCTCCGGCTGGGACGTGATCAAGCTGCTCTGGGGCCGCGGCTGGGACGAACTGCTGGAGCAGGACACCAGCGGCAAGCTGCGCCAACTGATGGACGAGACCATCGACGGCGACTACCAGACCTTCAAGTCGAAGGACGGCGCCTACATCCGCAAGCATTTCTTCGGCAAATACCCCGAGACCGCCGAGCTGGTGAAGGACTGGACCGACGACCAGATCTGGGCGCTGCGCCGGGGCGGCCACGATCCCAAGAAGGTGTACAACGCCTTCCTGCGCGCCACCAAGGCCGAGGGCCAGCCCACCGTCCTGCTGGTGAAGACCGTCAAGGGCTACGGCATGGGCACCGCCGGTGAGGGGCAGAACACCACCCACCAGCAGAAGAAGATGCAGCTCGACCAGCTGAAGGCGATGCGCGACCGCTTCAAGATTCCCGTCACCGACGAGGAACTGGAAAAGGACATTCCCTTCGTCACGCTGAACAACGCGCAAAAGGCCTATATGGCCGAGCGGCGCAAGGAACTGGGCGGGGCCTTCCCCAAGCGGGAGACGCAATCGCCGAAGCTGGAGATCCCGCCGCTGGAGACCTTCAAGAAAGAGCTTCAGTCTTCGGGGGATCGCGAGTTCTCGACCACCATGGCCTTTGTCCGCATCCTGACGACGCTTCTGCGCGACAAGAAGGTCGGCAAGAACGTGGTGCCGATCGTGCCGGACGAATCCCGCACCTTCGGGATGGAGGGGCTGTTCCGCTCTGTCGGCATCTACAATCCGAAGGGGCAGCTTTATACCCCCGAGGACCGCGAGCAGATGTCCTACTACAAGGAATCGGCGGACGGTCAGGTGCTGCAAGAGGGCATCAACGAAGCCGGCGCCATGGCCGACTGGATCGCGGCGGCAACCGCGTACTCCAACCACGGCGTGCCGATGATCCCCTTCTACATCTACTACTCGATGTTCGGCTTCCAGCGGATCGGCGACCTTGCATGGGCCGCAGGCGACAGCCGCGCCCGTGGCTTCATGCTGGGCGGCACGGCGGGGCGCACGACGCTTAACGGCGAGGGGCTGCAGCACGAGGACGGCCACAGCCACATCCTTGCCAGCACCATCCCGAACTGCATCACCTATGACCCGACCTTCAGCTATGAGGTCGCCGTCATCGTGCAGAACGGCATGCAGCGGATGTATCAGGATCAGGAAGACGTCTTCTTCTACCTGACGCTGATGAACGAGAACTATCACCACCCGGAAATGCCGATGGGCGCCGAAGAGGGCATCCTCAAGGGCCTCTATCGCATGTCCAAGACGGCGAACCCGGGCAAGAAGCACGTCAACCTGATGGGCTCTGGCACGATCCTCGTGCAGGCGCTGAAGGCGGCCGAGATGCTGAAGGAAGACTTCGGCGTCACCTCGGACATCTGGTCGGCGACCTCGTTCAACGAGTTGGCCCGCGATTATCAGGATTGCGAGCGGCACAACCGCCTCAACCCCTTCGCCGAGGAACGGGTGCCCTATGTCACCCAGACCCTGAGCAATGTGGCCGGTCCGATCATCGTCGCCACCGACTACATGAAGAACTACGCCGAGCAGGTGCGCGGCGCGGTCAAGCAGCGCTTCACGGTTCTGGGCACGGACGGCTTCGGTCGCTCTGACAGCCGCGTGAACCTGCGTCGCTTCTTCGAGGTGGACGCGAACCACATCGCGGCGGCGGCCATGGTCGACCTGTTCCGCGAGGGCGCAGTCTCCGAGAAGGATCTCGAGGCGGCACTGAAGAAATACGACATCGACGGCGGCAAGCCGAACCCGCGGCTGAGCTGA
- a CDS encoding MBL fold metallo-hydrolase: MRSEPEYVMFTRTSAATGAGSPEVTGFYDKDTGSIMYVAADPQTGKAALIDTVLDFDPESARTRTDSAEEVLAFVRDRGLTVAWVLDTHPHADHMMASHWLKQQTGAPNGIGEKTRQIAGLWRGIYNLPTAFDVEADFDRLFADGETFMLGEIEVRVMLSPGHTLGSVTYVMGDAAFVHDTFMHVDSGTTRADFPGGSSSDLYDSLMAILALPDDTRLFVGHDYPPVGDRSDPAWEATVAEHRAHNRHLGGGISRADYCALRDKRDATLTLPDRMLHALQVNLRAGQLPPPEDDGTSYFKIPANSF; encoded by the coding sequence ATGCGAAGCGAACCGGAGTACGTCATGTTCACCCGCACCAGCGCCGCGACCGGCGCAGGATCCCCTGAAGTCACCGGATTCTACGACAAGGATACGGGGTCTATCATGTATGTCGCCGCCGACCCGCAGACCGGCAAGGCGGCGCTGATCGACACGGTGCTCGACTTCGACCCGGAAAGTGCGCGCACCCGTACCGACAGCGCCGAAGAGGTCCTGGCCTTTGTGCGTGACCGGGGCCTGACGGTGGCCTGGGTGTTGGACACGCACCCCCATGCCGATCACATGATGGCCTCGCACTGGCTGAAGCAGCAGACCGGCGCCCCCAATGGCATTGGCGAGAAAACCCGCCAGATCGCCGGGCTGTGGCGCGGCATCTACAACCTGCCCACGGCCTTCGACGTCGAGGCGGATTTCGACCGCCTGTTCGCGGACGGCGAGACTTTCATGCTGGGCGAGATCGAGGTCCGCGTGATGCTGTCGCCAGGCCATACGCTGGGCTCGGTGACCTACGTGATGGGCGATGCGGCCTTCGTGCACGACACCTTCATGCATGTGGACAGCGGCACGACCCGGGCGGATTTTCCCGGCGGCTCGTCCTCCGACCTCTACGATTCGCTCATGGCGATCCTCGCCCTGCCCGACGATACGCGCCTCTTCGTCGGCCATGATTACCCGCCCGTCGGCGACCGCAGCGATCCGGCATGGGAAGCGACGGTGGCCGAACACCGCGCTCACAATAGGCATCTCGGCGGCGGCATCTCGCGCGCCGACTATTGTGCCCTGCGCGACAAACGGGACGCCACGCTGACCCTGCCCGACCGGATGCTGCACGCGCTTCAGGTCAACCTGAGGGCAGGGCAACTGCCGCCGCCGGAAGACGACGGCACCAGTTACTTCAAGATCCCCGCGAACAGTTTCTGA
- the aceF gene encoding dihydrolipoyllysine-residue acetyltransferase, whose translation MSTEVKVPDIGDFNEVPVVTVLVSVGDTIAEEDPIVELESDKATMEVPSPAAGVVKEIKVAEGDKVSEGSVILILEGDGAGAGSEKKEEKKEEPKAEAPKEEPKSAKQESSAAPVTDAGFSKVHASPSVRAFARRVEVDLNRVNGSGRKGRILREDVEKALKSAAPAASGAAPAQGGMGIPPIPAVDFSKFGPVENVEMSRIKKISGPALHRSWLNIPHVTHNDEADITDLDKYRKEMDTMAKEDGYRVTLLSFVIKASVSALKEHWEFNSSIHPDGDKLIKKDFYNIGFAADTPNGLMVPVIKDADRKGLVDISKELMTLSKAARDGELKSKDMQGATFTISSLGGIGGTSFTPIVNAPEVAILGLTRSKMQPVWNGEEFQPRLMQPLSLSYDHRAVDGALAARFVVTLKTLLGDMRKLMW comes from the coding sequence ATGAGCACAGAAGTCAAAGTCCCCGATATCGGCGATTTCAACGAGGTTCCGGTGGTGACCGTTCTGGTCAGCGTCGGTGACACGATTGCCGAAGAGGATCCGATCGTCGAACTGGAAAGCGACAAGGCCACCATGGAGGTTCCCTCGCCCGCCGCCGGTGTCGTGAAGGAGATCAAGGTCGCCGAGGGCGACAAGGTGTCCGAGGGGTCGGTCATCCTGATCCTCGAAGGCGACGGCGCGGGCGCCGGGTCCGAGAAGAAGGAAGAGAAGAAAGAGGAACCCAAGGCCGAAGCGCCGAAGGAAGAGCCCAAGTCTGCCAAGCAGGAAAGCTCTGCCGCGCCGGTCACGGATGCGGGTTTCTCCAAGGTCCATGCTTCGCCGTCGGTCCGGGCCTTTGCCCGCCGGGTCGAGGTTGACCTGAACCGCGTCAACGGCTCGGGCCGCAAGGGTCGAATCCTGCGAGAGGACGTGGAAAAGGCGCTGAAATCCGCCGCACCCGCGGCTTCTGGCGCTGCACCGGCACAGGGCGGCATGGGCATCCCGCCGATCCCCGCCGTGGACTTCTCGAAGTTCGGACCGGTCGAAAACGTCGAGATGTCCCGGATCAAGAAGATCTCGGGCCCCGCGCTGCACCGGTCGTGGCTGAACATCCCGCATGTGACGCACAACGACGAGGCCGACATCACCGACCTCGACAAGTACCGCAAGGAAATGGACACGATGGCCAAGGAAGACGGCTATCGCGTGACCCTGCTGTCCTTCGTCATCAAGGCCAGCGTCTCGGCGCTGAAGGAGCATTGGGAGTTCAACTCGTCCATCCATCCCGACGGCGACAAGCTGATCAAGAAGGACTTCTACAACATCGGTTTCGCGGCGGACACGCCGAACGGCCTGATGGTCCCGGTGATCAAGGACGCCGACCGCAAGGGGCTGGTCGACATCTCGAAAGAGCTGATGACCCTGTCCAAGGCCGCCCGCGACGGCGAGCTGAAGTCCAAGGACATGCAGGGCGCGACCTTCACGATCTCGTCTCTGGGCGGCATCGGCGGGACCTCGTTCACACCCATCGTGAACGCGCCCGAGGTGGCGATCCTCGGCCTGACCCGGTCCAAGATGCAGCCGGTCTGGAACGGCGAGGAATTCCAGCCGCGCCTGATGCAGCCGCTGTCCCTGTCCTACGACCACCGTGCCGTGGACGGCGCCTTGGCCGCACGCTTCGTCGTGACGCTCAAGACGCTGCTCGGCGACATGCGCAAGCTGATGTGGTGA
- a CDS encoding rhodanese-like domain-containing protein gives MKTEEVGQSILETWSVDEVAEAFAKGEIVVIDVRTPQEYMFEHIEGALLMPMAFFKADALPGQSEKRIVFHCGSGVRSEKVARAAIEAGMARVAHLEGGFGAWKGAKQPYIGTNMATGAPHRVT, from the coding sequence ATGAAGACAGAAGAAGTCGGACAATCCATCCTCGAAACCTGGAGCGTCGACGAGGTGGCCGAGGCCTTCGCCAAGGGCGAGATCGTCGTCATCGACGTCCGCACCCCCCAGGAATACATGTTCGAACATATCGAGGGCGCCCTACTGATGCCCATGGCCTTCTTCAAGGCCGACGCCCTGCCCGGCCAGTCCGAGAAGCGCATCGTCTTCCACTGCGGCTCTGGCGTGCGGTCGGAAAAGGTCGCCCGAGCGGCCATCGAGGCGGGCATGGCCCGCGTCGCGCATCTGGAGGGCGGCTTTGGCGCGTGGAAGGGCGCGAAACAGCCCTATATCGGCACCAACATGGCCACCGGCGCACCGCATCGGGTGACCTGA
- a CDS encoding DNA recombination protein RmuC, translated as MIRLGAYELSPEDPAVLAALGVVLLVLVLLWRSARAASRSARMIEAMAQQTGTMAHRVQRLSDGQERLAGGLHHVSEAQASSQTAMLQLMEQRLAEVQERMNESLHGTSRRTAHSLGELRERLQVIDKAQANITKLSGDVLSLQDILSNKQTRGAFGEIQLNDIVAKALPSDSYTLQGTLSNGRRADCLIHLPQPPGPIAIDAKFPLEGYEALRNADSDERRQRAAQGFRLSVRKHLRDISERYIIEGETADGALMFLPSEAVYAELHAHFPEVVREGFNLRVWIVSPTTCMATLNTMRAILKDARMHEQAGAIRKELHLLSEDVDRLSARVGNLDRHFGQAARDLEEIRISADKAGKRARRLDNFDFEDLAPETRGALPVSAPGE; from the coding sequence ATGATCCGCCTCGGCGCCTACGAACTATCGCCGGAGGACCCCGCCGTCCTCGCCGCCCTTGGCGTGGTGCTTCTGGTACTGGTCCTGCTGTGGCGCTCGGCGCGCGCCGCGTCGCGCTCTGCCCGGATGATCGAGGCCATGGCGCAGCAGACCGGGACCATGGCCCATCGCGTTCAGCGACTGTCCGACGGGCAGGAACGGCTGGCGGGCGGGTTGCACCACGTTTCCGAGGCGCAGGCCAGCAGCCAGACCGCCATGCTGCAACTGATGGAGCAGCGTCTTGCCGAAGTGCAGGAGCGTATGAATGAGAGCCTGCACGGCACCTCGCGCCGCACCGCGCATTCGCTGGGCGAATTGCGCGAACGCCTGCAGGTGATCGACAAGGCGCAGGCCAATATCACCAAGCTGTCGGGCGACGTGCTGTCCCTGCAGGACATCCTGTCGAACAAGCAGACGCGCGGCGCCTTCGGGGAGATTCAGCTGAACGACATCGTCGCCAAGGCGTTGCCCTCGGACAGCTACACGCTACAGGGCACGCTCTCGAACGGGCGGCGTGCGGATTGCCTGATCCACCTGCCGCAGCCCCCGGGGCCCATCGCCATCGACGCCAAGTTCCCGCTGGAGGGCTACGAGGCGCTGCGCAACGCCGACAGCGACGAGCGCCGCCAGCGCGCGGCGCAGGGGTTCCGCCTGTCGGTGCGCAAGCATCTGCGCGACATCTCTGAGCGCTACATCATCGAGGGCGAGACGGCGGATGGCGCGCTGATGTTCCTGCCCTCCGAGGCGGTCTATGCGGAACTGCACGCGCATTTCCCCGAGGTCGTGCGCGAAGGCTTCAACCTGCGGGTCTGGATCGTCTCGCCCACGACCTGCATGGCGACGCTGAACACCATGCGCGCGATCCTCAAGGACGCGCGGATGCACGAGCAGGCGGGCGCGATCCGTAAGGAGCTGCACCTGCTGTCCGAGGACGTAGACCGGCTTTCGGCGCGCGTGGGCAACCTCGACCGGCACTTCGGGCAGGCGGCGCGCGACCTCGAAGAGATCCGCATCAGCGCCGACAAGGCGGGCAAGCGGGCGCGGCGGCTGGATAACTTCGATTTCGAGGATCTGGCGCCCGAGACGCGCGGTGCATTGCCGGTCAGCGCCCCCGGAGAGTGA
- the mutL gene encoding DNA mismatch repair endonuclease MutL has protein sequence MNSHSPNMRPEIRQLDESAINRIAAGEVVERPASAVKELVENAIDAGARRITIEIADGGKTLIRVTDDGCGMTGQDLPLALSRHATSKIDGSDLLNIHSFGFRGEALPSLGAVGRLTLQSRAEGHEAASLSVEGGHLGAVKPCALNGGTVVTLRDLFFATPARLKFLRSDRAEMQAISDIVKRLAMAEPSVGFTLKDVSGGGDRVTFRVDPETGDLFDALRGRLSRIMGTEFTENALPIDAERESVRLTGYAALPTYSRGSAVAQYLFVNGRPVRDKMLIGALRGAYQDFLSRDRHPAVALFVDCEPHRVDVNVHPAKSEVRFREPGVVRGLIVSGLRHALAEAGHRASTTVAGATLGAMRPEAPAEPRVYQMDRPAPGRWSPPVPPSAAAREAAFAAQAPGFAEMQGDWSARVVEPEPEETPPTALPLGAARGQVHENYIIAQTADGMVIVDQHAAHERLVYEKLKRQMAETGVAAQALLIPEIVELSSDDAGRLLAVAEDLGRMGFTLEPFGAGAVAVRETPAILGEVNAEALIRDILDELDDTGETALVQERLEAILSRVACHGSIRSGRRMRAEEMNALLREMEATPHSGQCNHGRPTYVELKLADIERLFGRT, from the coding sequence ATGAATAGCCATAGCCCCAATATGCGCCCGGAGATCCGGCAGTTGGACGAGTCCGCGATCAACCGGATCGCGGCGGGCGAGGTCGTGGAACGACCTGCTTCTGCCGTCAAGGAACTGGTCGAAAATGCCATCGACGCCGGGGCCCGGCGCATCACCATAGAGATCGCGGATGGCGGCAAGACGCTGATCCGGGTCACCGACGACGGTTGCGGGATGACCGGGCAGGACCTGCCGCTGGCGTTGTCGCGCCATGCCACCTCGAAGATCGACGGGTCGGATCTGCTGAACATCCACAGCTTCGGTTTCAGGGGCGAGGCTCTGCCCTCGCTGGGAGCCGTGGGCCGACTGACGCTGCAAAGCCGCGCCGAGGGGCACGAGGCCGCGTCTCTGTCCGTCGAGGGCGGGCATCTGGGTGCGGTGAAGCCCTGCGCCCTGAACGGCGGCACGGTCGTCACGCTGCGCGATCTGTTCTTTGCCACCCCCGCGCGGCTGAAATTCCTGCGCAGCGACCGGGCCGAGATGCAGGCGATTTCCGACATCGTGAAGCGGCTGGCCATGGCAGAGCCCTCGGTCGGTTTCACCCTGAAGGATGTCTCTGGCGGGGGGGATCGCGTGACCTTCCGGGTCGATCCCGAAACGGGCGACCTTTTCGACGCGCTGCGCGGGCGGCTGTCGCGGATCATGGGCACCGAGTTCACGGAAAACGCCCTGCCCATCGACGCGGAACGCGAATCCGTGCGGCTGACCGGCTACGCGGCCCTGCCGACCTATTCGCGCGGATCGGCGGTGGCGCAGTATCTCTTCGTCAACGGGCGCCCGGTGCGGGACAAGATGCTGATCGGTGCGCTGCGCGGCGCCTATCAGGACTTCCTGTCGCGCGACCGCCACCCCGCCGTGGCGCTTTTCGTGGATTGCGAGCCGCACCGTGTCGACGTCAATGTGCATCCGGCCAAGTCCGAGGTTCGCTTTCGCGAGCCGGGCGTTGTACGCGGGTTGATCGTCTCGGGTCTGCGGCACGCGCTGGCAGAGGCCGGGCACCGCGCCTCGACCACCGTGGCCGGCGCGACGCTGGGCGCCATGCGCCCCGAGGCACCGGCAGAGCCGCGCGTCTACCAGATGGACCGCCCTGCGCCGGGCCGCTGGTCGCCGCCCGTGCCGCCCTCTGCCGCCGCGCGAGAGGCGGCCTTTGCCGCGCAGGCCCCCGGCTTTGCCGAGATGCAGGGCGACTGGTCCGCCCGCGTGGTCGAGCCGGAGCCGGAAGAGACACCGCCCACCGCGCTGCCGCTGGGGGCCGCGCGCGGGCAGGTGCATGAGAATTACATCATCGCCCAGACCGCCGATGGCATGGTGATCGTCGACCAGCACGCCGCGCACGAGCGGCTGGTCTATGAAAAGCTGAAGCGCCAGATGGCCGAGACCGGGGTCGCCGCGCAGGCCCTGCTGATTCCCGAGATCGTGGAGCTGTCGTCCGACGACGCGGGCCGCCTGCTGGCCGTGGCCGAGGATCTGGGGCGTATGGGCTTCACGCTGGAACCCTTCGGCGCGGGGGCGGTGGCGGTGCGCGAAACGCCCGCGATCCTTGGCGAGGTCAACGCAGAGGCGCTGATCCGCGACATCCTCGACGAGCTCGACGACACCGGGGAAACGGCGCTGGTGCAGGAACGGCTTGAGGCGATCCTCAGCCGCGTCGCCTGCCATGGCTCGATCCGCTCTGGCCGCCGGATGCGCGCCGAAGAGATGAACGCGCTTCTGCGCGAGATGGAGGCGACGCCGCATTCCGGCCAGTGCAACCACGGGCGTCCGACCTATGTGGAACTGAAGCTGGCGGATATCGAGCGGCTGTTCGGGCGCACATGA
- a CDS encoding aspartate aminotransferase family protein gives MTHLTPNSPTAELQALDAAHHMHPFTHGQELGAKGARVITRAEGCWLTDSDGNRILDAMAGLWCVNVGYGRKELAEVAARQMQELPFYNTFFQTTHVPALNLAAKLAELVPGDLNHVFFAGSGSEANDTNLRMVRTYWAEKGQPQRDVIISRWNAYHGSSVGSGSLGGMKGIHMQGGLPIPGVHHIDQPNWWAEGGYSTPEAFGLERAQALEAAILEIGPDRVAAFIAEPVQGAGGVIVPPETYWPEVQKIVDKYGILLIADEVICGFGRTGEWFGSQTMGIRPDIMTIAKGLSSGYIPIGGSIVSDEVASVIGNTEFNHGYTYSGHPVACAVALENLRIIEEEKLVEKVRDDTGVYLRERFETLTDHPMVGEAKIVGMMGSIALTPQKETRAPFKAEAGTVGFKVRERCFANNLIMRHVGDRMIISPPLVISREEIDTLIERAWQSLDEGYAAVKAEGLFEPA, from the coding sequence ATGCATCCCTTCACCCACGGGCAGGAGCTGGGCGCCAAGGGCGCGCGGGTCATCACCCGGGCCGAGGGCTGCTGGCTGACTGACAGCGACGGCAACCGCATCCTCGACGCGATGGCGGGCCTGTGGTGCGTGAACGTGGGCTATGGCCGCAAGGAACTGGCCGAGGTGGCGGCGCGGCAGATGCAGGAACTGCCCTTCTACAACACCTTCTTCCAGACCACCCACGTCCCCGCTCTGAACCTTGCCGCCAAGCTGGCGGAGCTGGTGCCGGGGGATCTGAACCACGTCTTCTTCGCCGGTTCCGGGTCCGAGGCGAACGATACCAACCTGCGGATGGTGCGCACCTACTGGGCCGAGAAGGGGCAGCCGCAGCGCGACGTGATCATCTCGCGCTGGAACGCCTACCACGGGTCTTCGGTCGGATCGGGCAGCCTTGGCGGGATGAAGGGCATTCACATGCAGGGCGGCCTGCCGATCCCCGGCGTCCACCACATCGACCAGCCGAACTGGTGGGCCGAAGGCGGCTACAGCACTCCCGAGGCCTTTGGCCTTGAACGGGCGCAGGCGCTGGAGGCAGCGATCCTGGAAATCGGTCCCGACCGCGTCGCGGCCTTCATCGCCGAGCCGGTGCAGGGCGCGGGCGGCGTCATCGTCCCGCCGGAAACCTACTGGCCCGAGGTGCAGAAGATCGTCGACAAATACGGCATCCTGCTGATCGCCGATGAGGTGATCTGCGGCTTTGGCCGGACCGGCGAATGGTTCGGCTCGCAGACCATGGGCATTCGTCCCGATATCATGACCATCGCCAAGGGCCTGTCGTCGGGCTACATCCCGATCGGCGGCTCCATCGTCTCGGATGAGGTGGCCAGCGTCATCGGCAATACCGAGTTCAACCACGGCTATACCTACTCCGGCCACCCGGTCGCCTGTGCGGTCGCGCTGGAGAACCTGCGCATCATCGAGGAAGAAAAGCTGGTGGAGAAGGTCCGCGACGACACCGGTGTCTACCTGCGCGAACGTTTCGAAACGCTGACCGATCACCCGATGGTCGGCGAGGCGAAGATCGTCGGCATGATGGGCTCCATCGCCCTGACCCCGCAGAAGGAAACCCGCGCGCCCTTCAAGGCCGAGGCCGGGACGGTCGGCTTCAAGGTGCGCGAGCGCTGCTTCGCCAACAACCTGATCATGCGCCATGTGGGCGACCGGATGATCATTTCGCCGCCGCTGGTGATCTCGCGCGAGGAGATCGACACCCTGATCGAGCGCGCCTGGCAGAGCCTGGACGAGGGCTATGCCGCAGTGAAGGCGGAAGGCCTGTTCGAACCCGCCTGA